The following proteins are encoded in a genomic region of Alistipes shahii WAL 8301:
- a CDS encoding patatin-like phospholipase family protein: MKKRRVALVLAGGGARGVAHIGAIEELERQGFEISAVAGTSMGALVGGVYASGYLEPFKEWMRALDKYKVFSLVDFALSTEGLVKGDRVMEAMKELVPDVQIERMPVPFAAVAADLLTGDEVVLDSGGLYDAIRASISIPSVFRPVHRDGRVLVDGGTVNPLPLNRVRREEGDLLVAVDVSARFGADSVRRANASLNYYKVLIASSQIMQQRITQLMCRLYKPDIMVGLPADSYGMFEFYRSEEILEAGRAATRAALERLETDGENGMVFAESEEKIATARF; the protein is encoded by the coding sequence ATGAAAAAGAGAAGAGTGGCGCTGGTGCTGGCAGGCGGCGGCGCACGGGGCGTGGCCCATATCGGGGCCATCGAAGAGTTGGAGAGGCAGGGATTCGAGATCAGCGCCGTGGCGGGGACCTCGATGGGTGCGCTGGTCGGGGGCGTGTATGCCTCGGGGTACCTCGAACCGTTCAAGGAGTGGATGCGCGCACTCGATAAATACAAGGTTTTCAGCCTGGTCGATTTCGCGTTGAGCACCGAAGGGCTGGTCAAGGGAGACCGGGTGATGGAGGCGATGAAGGAGCTGGTCCCCGACGTGCAGATCGAGCGGATGCCCGTGCCTTTCGCCGCCGTGGCGGCCGACCTGCTGACGGGCGACGAAGTGGTGCTCGACAGCGGGGGATTGTACGACGCCATCAGGGCTTCGATCTCGATTCCTTCGGTTTTCAGGCCCGTGCACCGCGACGGCCGGGTGCTGGTCGACGGCGGCACGGTCAACCCGCTGCCGCTGAACCGCGTGCGGCGCGAGGAGGGCGACCTGCTGGTCGCCGTGGACGTCAGCGCCCGGTTCGGGGCCGATTCCGTCCGCCGGGCCAATGCGTCGCTGAATTATTACAAGGTGCTGATCGCTTCGTCGCAGATCATGCAGCAGCGCATCACGCAGCTGATGTGCCGTCTGTACAAACCCGACATCATGGTCGGGCTGCCCGCCGACAGCTACGGCATGTTCGAGTTCTACCGTTCGGAGGAGATTCTCGAGGCGGGGCGTGCGGCGACGCGCGCGGCGCTGGAGCGGCTGGAAACCGACGGTGAAAACGGTATGGTTTTTGCTGAAAGCGAAGAAAAGATTGCGACGGCCCGTTTTTGA
- a CDS encoding DUF5723 family protein, whose amino-acid sequence MKKIYTLIAAALLATGAAAQNPTAYFMEGSTFRSQFNPAFAPLRGYVNIPAIGGVNINVGGNIAVDNILFSRDGKLVTLFDSSVSAADALSGLKQNNLLGMDFRMNVIGFGAFTKNHKNFWSFDLNVRVNEDANLPYSLFEFIKLGKEGQIRNFGTSTDSYLEAAFSYSFPLMDDRLYIGIRGKFLAGLARAQVTYDRFDISLREDRWAVLTQGTLDLTAAGAKVETDPDSETFEIGDLDFKPTKPAGYGFALDLGATYDILPNLQASLAVTDLGFISWSKKNSVMGVSTQETEFTGATVPENASEPVPDFDLEMLKFNQVDGRSTTKMLRASVNAGLEYEVWRHKIGIGLLYTARVWKYKTMHNITGSVNFHPVRWFTVSGSYSVIDNRGGAVGLALNLCPNWINFYLATDVLTSKHTPQWVPIKQSSMNVTLGLGIPIGKRSHRIAAYVREGDRR is encoded by the coding sequence ATGAAAAAAATATACACCCTCATCGCGGCGGCGCTTCTGGCGACCGGCGCCGCAGCCCAGAACCCCACGGCCTATTTCATGGAGGGTTCGACCTTCCGCAGCCAGTTCAACCCGGCTTTCGCGCCGCTGCGCGGCTACGTCAACATCCCGGCCATCGGCGGCGTGAACATCAACGTGGGCGGCAACATCGCCGTGGACAACATCCTCTTCTCCCGCGACGGCAAGCTGGTGACGCTGTTCGACAGCTCCGTGTCGGCCGCCGATGCACTCTCGGGCCTCAAGCAGAACAACCTGCTGGGCATGGACTTCCGCATGAACGTCATCGGATTCGGCGCCTTTACCAAAAACCACAAGAATTTCTGGTCGTTCGACCTCAACGTGCGGGTCAACGAAGACGCCAACCTGCCCTACTCGCTCTTCGAATTCATCAAACTCGGCAAGGAGGGCCAGATCCGCAACTTCGGCACCTCGACGGACTCCTACCTCGAGGCGGCTTTCAGCTACTCGTTCCCGCTGATGGACGACCGCCTCTACATCGGCATCCGCGGTAAGTTCCTCGCCGGACTCGCCCGTGCGCAGGTCACCTACGACCGCTTCGACATCTCGCTCCGCGAAGACCGCTGGGCCGTTCTCACCCAAGGCACGCTGGACCTCACGGCCGCCGGGGCCAAAGTCGAAACGGACCCCGACAGCGAGACCTTCGAGATCGGCGATCTCGACTTCAAACCCACCAAACCCGCAGGATACGGCTTCGCCCTCGATCTGGGCGCCACGTACGACATCCTGCCCAACCTGCAAGCGTCGCTGGCCGTGACCGACCTGGGATTCATCAGCTGGAGCAAGAAAAACTCCGTCATGGGCGTCTCGACGCAGGAGACGGAATTCACGGGCGCCACGGTTCCGGAAAACGCCTCGGAGCCGGTTCCGGATTTCGACCTCGAAATGCTGAAATTCAACCAGGTCGACGGGCGCAGCACGACCAAGATGCTCCGCGCGTCGGTCAACGCCGGACTCGAATACGAAGTGTGGCGCCACAAAATCGGCATCGGCCTGCTCTACACGGCCCGCGTCTGGAAATACAAGACCATGCACAACATCACCGGATCGGTCAATTTCCACCCCGTGCGCTGGTTCACGGTGTCGGGAAGCTATTCGGTGATCGACAACCGCGGCGGAGCCGTCGGCCTGGCGCTGAACCTCTGCCCCAACTGGATCAATTTCTATCTGGCAACCGACGTGCTGACTTCGAAGCACACGCCGCAGTGGGTTCCCATCAAGCAGAGTTCGATGAACGTAACGCTCGGCCTGGGCATCCCCATCGGCAAGCGGAGCCACCGCATCGCGGCCTACGTCCGCGAAGGCGACAGACGCTGA
- a CDS encoding 5-formyltetrahydrofolate cyclo-ligase, which produces MTKKELRAAMRRRNLGMDAAERAEASRRIFGRAGRLEAFGAARTVGVFCSLPDEPDTAETLARWSAVKRIVVPRVEGDVMRFCEYDPQTLRPGAFGIAEPGPEAQTCDPSEIDLVIVPGTAFTAAGARCGRGRGYYDKYLSRPDVHAVKVGVCFAHQLVGELPAEPHDVAMDYIITD; this is translated from the coding sequence ATGACCAAAAAAGAACTGCGCGCCGCGATGCGCCGGCGGAACCTCGGAATGGACGCTGCGGAGCGCGCCGAAGCCTCGCGCCGGATATTCGGCCGGGCCGGGCGGCTGGAGGCTTTCGGCGCGGCCCGGACGGTGGGTGTTTTCTGCTCGCTTCCCGACGAGCCGGACACGGCGGAGACGCTGGCGCGGTGGAGCGCCGTGAAACGCATCGTGGTTCCGCGCGTCGAAGGGGATGTGATGCGATTCTGCGAATACGACCCGCAGACGCTGCGTCCGGGGGCTTTCGGCATCGCCGAGCCGGGACCCGAGGCGCAGACGTGCGACCCGTCGGAGATCGACCTCGTGATCGTTCCCGGCACGGCGTTTACCGCCGCGGGCGCCCGTTGCGGCCGCGGCCGGGGTTACTACGACAAATACCTCTCCCGGCCGGACGTGCACGCCGTGAAAGTCGGCGTGTGCTTTGCCCACCAACTGGTCGGGGAGCTGCCTGCGGAGCCGCACGACGTGGCGATGGATTACATAATAACGGATTGA
- a CDS encoding fumarate reductase/succinate dehydrogenase flavoprotein subunit has product MALKLDAKIPAGALAEKWSNHKTAIKVVSPANKRKLDIIIVGTGLGGASAAASLGELGYNVKVFCIQDSPRRAHSIAAQGGINAAKNYQNDNDSVYRLFYDTIKGGDYRAREANVYRLAEVSNLIIDQCVGQGVPFAREYGGLLANRSFGGAQVSRTFYARGQTGQQLLLGAYAALNKEIAAGSVKSYPRHEMLDIVIEDGEAKGIIARNLVTGEIERHGAHAVVIATGGYGNVFFLSTNAMASNGSAAFQCYRKGAGFANPCFTQIHPTCIPVHGDQQSKLTLMSESLRNDGRIWVPKKLEDVKAIRAGKLKPSQIAEEDRDYYLERRYPAFGNLVPRDVASRAAKERCDAGYGVNETGLAVYLDFKTAIERLGKDIIKQRYGNLFDMYEEITDVSPYEQPMQIFPAVHYTMGGIWVDYNLMTTIPGLYAIGEANFSDHGANRLGASALMQGLADGYFVLPYTIGDYLSHKIQAPKVKTDTKAFDEAEKGVKEKIAKLLAINGKQSVDDIHKKLGHIMWENVGMARTKESLEKAITEIQALRKEFWKDVKVVGKENDFNVELEKALRLADFLELGELMARDALNREESCGGHFRTEHQTEEGEAKRDDENFVYAAVWEYKGMDQAPELTKEPLNFEFVHPAQRNYKD; this is encoded by the coding sequence ATGGCTTTAAAATTAGATGCTAAAATTCCTGCCGGTGCTCTGGCCGAAAAGTGGAGCAACCATAAGACAGCTATCAAGGTCGTAAGCCCCGCCAACAAGCGCAAGCTCGACATCATCATCGTCGGTACGGGTCTGGGAGGCGCCTCCGCAGCCGCTTCGCTCGGCGAACTGGGCTACAACGTCAAGGTATTCTGCATTCAGGATTCGCCCCGCCGCGCCCACTCGATCGCGGCCCAGGGCGGTATCAACGCAGCGAAGAACTACCAGAACGACAACGACTCGGTATACCGCCTGTTCTACGACACGATCAAGGGCGGCGACTACCGCGCCCGCGAGGCCAACGTCTACCGTCTGGCCGAGGTCTCGAACCTGATCATCGACCAGTGCGTGGGCCAGGGCGTCCCCTTCGCCCGCGAGTACGGCGGCCTGCTGGCCAACCGTTCGTTCGGCGGCGCGCAGGTATCGCGTACGTTCTACGCCCGCGGCCAGACGGGCCAGCAGCTTCTGCTGGGCGCCTACGCGGCCCTCAACAAGGAGATTGCGGCCGGTTCGGTGAAGAGCTACCCGCGTCACGAAATGCTGGACATCGTCATCGAGGACGGCGAGGCAAAGGGCATCATCGCCCGCAACCTCGTGACGGGCGAGATCGAGCGCCACGGCGCCCACGCCGTCGTGATCGCCACGGGCGGCTACGGCAACGTCTTCTTCCTGTCGACCAACGCCATGGCGTCGAACGGCTCGGCCGCATTCCAGTGCTACCGCAAGGGCGCCGGCTTCGCCAACCCCTGCTTCACGCAGATCCACCCCACCTGCATCCCCGTTCACGGCGACCAGCAGTCGAAGCTGACGCTGATGTCCGAGTCGCTGCGTAACGACGGCCGTATCTGGGTTCCCAAGAAACTCGAGGACGTGAAGGCCATCCGCGCCGGCAAGCTCAAACCCTCGCAGATCGCCGAGGAGGACCGCGACTACTATCTGGAACGCCGCTACCCGGCCTTCGGCAACCTCGTGCCGCGCGACGTGGCTTCGCGCGCCGCCAAGGAGCGTTGCGACGCAGGCTACGGCGTGAACGAGACCGGTCTGGCCGTATACCTCGACTTCAAGACCGCCATCGAGCGTCTGGGCAAGGACATTATCAAGCAGCGTTACGGCAACCTCTTCGACATGTACGAGGAGATCACCGACGTCAGCCCCTACGAGCAGCCGATGCAGATTTTCCCCGCCGTGCACTACACGATGGGCGGCATCTGGGTCGACTACAACCTGATGACCACCATCCCGGGTCTCTACGCCATCGGCGAGGCCAACTTCTCGGACCACGGCGCCAACCGCCTCGGCGCATCGGCCCTGATGCAGGGTCTTGCCGACGGTTACTTCGTGCTGCCCTACACCATCGGCGACTACCTCTCGCACAAGATCCAGGCCCCGAAGGTGAAGACCGACACCAAGGCCTTCGACGAGGCCGAGAAGGGCGTCAAGGAGAAGATCGCGAAACTTCTCGCGATCAACGGCAAGCAGTCGGTGGACGACATCCACAAGAAGCTGGGCCACATCATGTGGGAGAACGTCGGCATGGCCCGTACGAAAGAGTCCCTCGAAAAGGCCATCACCGAGATTCAGGCCCTGCGCAAGGAGTTCTGGAAGGACGTGAAGGTCGTAGGCAAGGAGAACGACTTCAACGTCGAACTTGAAAAGGCGCTGCGTCTGGCCGACTTCCTGGAGCTGGGCGAGCTGATGGCCCGCGACGCCCTCAACCGCGAGGAGTCGTGCGGCGGCCACTTCCGCACGGAACACCAGACCGAGGAGGGCGAAGCCAAGCGCGACGACGAGAACTTCGTATACGCCGCCGTATGGGAGTACAAGGGCATGGACCAGGCTCCGGAACTCACCAAGGAGCCGCTGAACTTCGAGTTCGTGCACCCCGCACAGCGCAACTACAAAGATTAA
- a CDS encoding PadR family transcriptional regulator → MAEDNVKAQMRKGILEYCILAILSREDSYAPKIIAELKQAEMIVVEGTLYPILTRQKNAGLLTYRWEESPQGPPRKYYTLTDKGREYLATLDEAWDELVGQIQLIRHGKNN, encoded by the coding sequence ATGGCTGAAGACAACGTAAAGGCGCAAATGCGCAAAGGAATTCTGGAGTACTGCATCCTCGCCATTCTCTCCCGCGAGGACTCGTATGCTCCGAAGATCATCGCCGAACTCAAGCAGGCCGAGATGATCGTAGTCGAGGGTACGCTCTACCCGATCCTCACCCGGCAGAAAAATGCCGGACTGCTGACCTACCGCTGGGAGGAATCCCCGCAGGGTCCGCCCCGCAAGTACTACACGCTCACGGACAAAGGCCGCGAATACCTCGCAACGCTCGACGAAGCCTGGGATGAACTCGTCGGACAGATCCAACTCATCCGCCACGGAAAAAACAATTAA
- a CDS encoding DUF169 domain-containing protein, giving the protein MDAKEFASAYGEAFGPAAGLPLLFWYSDGPVRAVPKVEGCFFKALAEAREGSAVSLNAANIGCGGGKFYTGFAPMPPFVPAFVSQKEHYKQTPEMVLEFIGRLGVPEASGAWLNFARIDTPQAAEAFGTADGALFFATPDILSGLVSWAVYDNNADDAVCVPFGSGCSAVVTQAVRENRRGGRSVFLALFDPSVRPWVDASELGFVAPMSRLREMCGTMRASCLFGTHAWNKVRVRINGGNI; this is encoded by the coding sequence ATGGATGCGAAAGAGTTTGCCTCCGCCTATGGCGAGGCGTTCGGACCCGCCGCGGGACTGCCGCTGCTGTTCTGGTATTCGGACGGGCCGGTGCGTGCCGTGCCCAAAGTCGAAGGATGTTTTTTCAAGGCGCTGGCCGAAGCCCGCGAGGGGTCGGCGGTGAGCCTCAATGCCGCCAATATCGGCTGCGGGGGCGGGAAGTTCTACACCGGCTTTGCACCGATGCCGCCCTTCGTGCCGGCCTTCGTGTCGCAGAAGGAGCACTACAAGCAGACACCCGAAATGGTGCTGGAGTTCATCGGGCGGCTCGGCGTGCCGGAGGCCTCCGGTGCGTGGCTCAATTTTGCGCGCATTGATACGCCGCAGGCCGCGGAGGCTTTCGGTACGGCCGACGGGGCGCTGTTTTTCGCCACGCCCGACATATTGTCGGGACTGGTGTCGTGGGCCGTTTACGACAACAATGCCGACGATGCCGTGTGCGTGCCCTTCGGGTCGGGATGCAGCGCCGTCGTGACGCAGGCCGTGCGGGAGAACCGCCGGGGCGGACGCAGCGTCTTCCTGGCGTTGTTCGACCCTTCGGTGCGTCCGTGGGTCGACGCCTCGGAGCTGGGGTTCGTCGCGCCGATGTCGCGTTTGCGCGAGATGTGCGGCACGATGCGTGCAAGTTGTCTTTTCGGGACCCATGCGTGGAACAAGGTCCGGGTCCGCATTAATGGAGGGAATATATGA
- a CDS encoding PspC domain-containing protein, with protein MKEVKKCSISGVAFTMDADAYEALETYLESLKTTYKDTADGAEIVADIEARIAELILSAQDNTRIVEKPLILNIIRQMGSAEDISRESVDRDLHCDTPRIPRRLYRDTENAKLGGVCAGIGKYFDIDPVWVRLGLFLPLLFTCFGWIPFLHWFSPMFGNLFGIFLICYFIMWFAVPAARSARQKLEMNGEKITAQSIGEVTAATATACAEPDAKAKPIVAEVVSVFGKVVLILLKIIAGFIVFGLIMAACALIIGMFALIVGGEGFFTPAVFGNTVSIWIASLGILATLIPIILLIYVLMCLIASRKPGGKTVLAIFLLWLASIIAVSCVAIRENVGDKFRTKRRVLEQVFQSEIVIDGDTTTLERLLEDYDDESVIEEGRKTLHISVPSKSIDITVDKKQGELRVNADGRKVSVKASETGDEASVTIRRETDAADSAKTTRGSAARSR; from the coding sequence ATGAAAGAGGTTAAAAAATGCAGCATCTCGGGCGTGGCGTTCACGATGGACGCCGACGCTTACGAGGCCCTCGAAACCTACCTCGAGAGCCTCAAGACAACCTATAAGGACACGGCCGACGGCGCGGAGATCGTCGCCGACATCGAAGCCCGCATCGCGGAACTGATCCTCTCGGCGCAGGATAACACCCGCATCGTGGAGAAACCGCTGATCCTGAACATCATCCGGCAGATGGGCTCGGCCGAGGACATCTCCCGGGAGAGCGTCGACCGCGACCTGCACTGCGACACGCCGCGCATCCCCCGCCGGCTCTACCGCGACACGGAAAACGCCAAGCTGGGCGGCGTCTGCGCCGGAATCGGCAAATATTTCGACATCGACCCAGTGTGGGTGCGCCTCGGGCTGTTTCTGCCCCTGCTGTTCACCTGCTTCGGGTGGATTCCCTTCCTGCACTGGTTCAGCCCGATGTTCGGCAACCTGTTCGGCATCTTCCTGATCTGCTATTTCATCATGTGGTTCGCCGTTCCGGCGGCCCGTTCGGCGCGGCAGAAACTCGAAATGAACGGCGAGAAGATCACCGCACAATCCATCGGCGAGGTCACCGCGGCCACCGCCACGGCCTGCGCCGAACCCGACGCCAAGGCCAAACCGATCGTCGCCGAAGTCGTATCGGTCTTCGGCAAGGTGGTGCTGATCCTGCTGAAAATCATCGCCGGGTTCATCGTCTTCGGACTCATCATGGCGGCCTGCGCCCTGATCATCGGCATGTTCGCCCTGATCGTCGGCGGAGAGGGTTTCTTCACGCCCGCCGTCTTCGGCAACACGGTGTCGATCTGGATCGCGAGTCTGGGCATCCTGGCCACGCTCATCCCCATCATCCTGCTGATCTACGTGCTGATGTGCCTGATCGCCTCGCGCAAACCCGGCGGCAAGACCGTGCTGGCCATCTTCCTGCTGTGGCTGGCCTCGATCATCGCCGTATCGTGCGTGGCCATCCGCGAGAACGTGGGCGACAAGTTCCGGACGAAACGCAGGGTCCTCGAACAGGTGTTCCAGAGCGAAATCGTCATCGACGGCGACACCACCACCCTCGAACGCCTGCTGGAAGATTACGACGACGAAAGCGTGATCGAGGAGGGCCGCAAGACGCTCCACATCTCCGTGCCCTCGAAATCCATCGACATCACCGTCGACAAGAAGCAGGGCGAACTGCGGGTCAACGCCGACGGCCGGAAGGTCTCGGTCAAAGCCTCCGAGACCGGCGACGAAGCCTCGGTGACGATCCGCCGGGAAACCGACGCCGCCGACAGCGCAAAAACGACCCGCGGCAGCGCCGCCCGGTCCCGGTAA
- a CDS encoding succinate dehydrogenase cytochrome b subunit, with protein sequence MSCFLSNSSLGKKLVMSVTGMFLVLFILFHMSMNITAIISPEAYNMICELLGANWYALAGTAVLALGVFVHFLYAVILTLNNYKARGSQRYAVTVQEPGVAWASKNMLVLGFIILGGLLIHLFNFWSKMQLVEILGGHENSLGLDPADGASLIAYTFSQWYYVVIYLVWFAALWFHLTHGVWSMFQTVGWANDTWYPRLKCIANIVATIIFLGFAAVVLVYFFCPCIAGAC encoded by the coding sequence ATGAGCTGTTTTCTATCTAATTCCTCGCTTGGCAAGAAGTTAGTAATGAGCGTGACGGGCATGTTCCTCGTGCTCTTCATCCTCTTCCACATGTCGATGAACATCACGGCGATCATCTCGCCCGAAGCGTACAACATGATTTGCGAACTGCTGGGCGCAAACTGGTACGCGCTGGCCGGAACGGCCGTTCTGGCGCTGGGCGTCTTCGTCCACTTCCTCTACGCCGTCATCCTCACGCTGAACAACTACAAGGCGCGCGGCTCGCAGCGTTACGCCGTGACGGTGCAGGAGCCGGGCGTGGCATGGGCTTCGAAAAACATGCTCGTACTGGGCTTCATCATCCTGGGCGGACTCCTGATCCACCTGTTCAACTTCTGGTCGAAGATGCAGCTCGTGGAGATTCTGGGCGGACACGAGAACTCGCTGGGACTCGACCCCGCGGACGGAGCTTCGCTGATCGCCTACACCTTCTCGCAGTGGTACTACGTGGTGATCTACCTCGTATGGTTCGCCGCCCTGTGGTTCCACCTCACGCACGGCGTATGGTCGATGTTCCAGACCGTGGGCTGGGCCAACGACACGTGGTATCCCCGCCTGAAGTGCATCGCCAACATCGTGGCCACGATCATATTCCTCGGATTCGCCGCCGTGGTGCTCGTCTACTTCTTCTGCCCCTGCATCGCAGGCGCATGCTAA
- a CDS encoding head GIN domain-containing protein: MKKLLLIAVLIAACLSATAYVACVAAPLLGKNIKGSGKIVTKTVPAPDFDGIEASRAVKVVISDKVSDIRIEADDNLIDLVVVRAVKGKLEATLDQKVNNIQNGNVTITVPANGKIRSLDASSASKIIGETTLKAGKFSIEASSAAKIKAAVEAVSCTIETSSASKVEASVEAESCSLDASSASKIILEGSAGTFRADMSSASKLNAEKFSAVNASIDTSSAASASIDCSGKLTASASSGSSVRYSGDCQTSLEKSSGGSIRKL; encoded by the coding sequence ATGAAAAAACTCCTGCTGATAGCCGTCCTGATCGCAGCGTGCCTCTCCGCAACCGCTTATGTCGCCTGCGTCGCAGCGCCCCTGCTGGGCAAAAACATCAAGGGCAGCGGCAAGATCGTCACCAAAACCGTTCCGGCACCCGATTTCGACGGCATCGAAGCCTCGCGCGCCGTGAAAGTCGTCATCTCGGACAAGGTGTCGGACATCCGCATCGAAGCCGACGACAACCTGATCGACCTGGTGGTGGTCCGGGCCGTCAAGGGCAAACTCGAAGCCACCCTCGATCAAAAGGTGAACAACATCCAGAACGGCAACGTCACGATCACCGTCCCGGCCAACGGGAAAATCCGCTCGCTCGACGCTTCGAGCGCCTCGAAGATCATCGGCGAGACGACGCTCAAAGCCGGCAAATTCAGCATCGAGGCTTCGAGCGCCGCCAAGATCAAAGCCGCGGTGGAAGCCGTCTCCTGCACCATCGAAACATCGAGCGCCTCGAAGGTCGAGGCCTCGGTCGAGGCCGAAAGCTGTTCGCTCGACGCATCGAGCGCATCGAAAATCATCCTCGAAGGTTCCGCCGGGACGTTCAGGGCCGACATGAGTTCGGCATCGAAACTCAACGCCGAAAAATTCTCGGCCGTCAACGCCTCGATCGACACATCGAGCGCCGCCAGCGCTTCGATCGATTGCAGCGGAAAACTCACCGCCAGCGCATCGAGCGGCTCGTCGGTCCGCTACTCGGGCGACTGCCAGACTTCGCTGGAAAAGTCGAGCGGCGGCAGCATCCGCAAACTCTGA
- a CDS encoding PspC domain-containing protein — MATNENRRLFRSQDSIIAGVCAGLAEFFGLDTSLVRIATLLLIFFGGLSLWVYIILWLIVPKAPKRLNA, encoded by the coding sequence ATGGCAACGAACGAAAACAGACGGTTATTCCGTTCCCAAGACAGCATTATCGCAGGCGTCTGTGCCGGCCTGGCCGAATTCTTCGGACTCGATACATCACTGGTACGCATCGCAACCCTGCTCCTGATCTTCTTCGGAGGTCTCTCGCTCTGGGTTTACATCATCCTCTGGCTGATCGTTCCCAAAGCCCCCAAAAGGTTAAACGCATAG
- a CDS encoding PspC domain-containing protein, translated as MKETVNVNIGSVAFILDEDAYRVLGSYFDDIRRRLPEGDAETMGDIEARVAEIFRERVASPMRVITLDVVRATMAQMGSPADFGEPRGAERSESAEGGTGTESAEQPPLRKLYRSRTERSIAGICGGLAAYFDSDPTLIRLLMLLLILFGGLSIWAYIILWIVIPEEPARKFNINSKNR; from the coding sequence ATGAAAGAGACTGTAAACGTAAACATCGGCTCCGTGGCATTCATCCTCGACGAGGACGCCTACCGGGTACTGGGCAGCTATTTCGACGACATCCGGCGGCGCCTGCCGGAGGGTGACGCCGAAACGATGGGCGACATCGAGGCCCGTGTGGCGGAGATATTCCGCGAGCGGGTCGCCTCGCCCATGCGGGTCATTACGCTCGACGTCGTCCGTGCGACGATGGCCCAGATGGGCAGTCCGGCCGATTTCGGCGAACCCCGCGGCGCGGAGCGGTCCGAGTCCGCCGAGGGAGGGACCGGAACCGAATCCGCCGAACAGCCGCCCCTGCGCAAACTCTACCGCTCGCGCACCGAGCGTTCGATCGCCGGCATCTGCGGGGGTCTCGCCGCGTACTTCGACTCCGACCCGACGCTGATCCGGCTGCTGATGCTCCTGCTGATCCTTTTCGGCGGACTTTCGATCTGGGCCTACATCATCCTCTGGATCGTCATTCCCGAGGAGCCGGCCCGAAAATTCAATATCAACAGCAAAAACCGATAA
- a CDS encoding succinate dehydrogenase/fumarate reductase iron-sulfur subunit, giving the protein MNFTLKIWRQKDAKSKGAFESYKVENISADTSFLEMLDILNNNLIHEGKEPVAFDHDCREGICGMCSLHIDGQAHGPSQGATTCQIYMRKFKDGATITIEPWRSAAFPVIKDLVVNRSAYDQILQAGGFISVRTNSVPDANAIPISQADAEESMDAAACIGCGACAATCKNGSAMLFVAARVSSLAKLPQGRVEGARRAKAMVAKMDELGFGNCTNTGACQAECPKQISIAHIARLNREFLSAKFED; this is encoded by the coding sequence ATGAATTTTACATTAAAGATATGGCGTCAAAAGGACGCTAAATCCAAAGGCGCTTTCGAGAGCTACAAGGTGGAGAACATTTCGGCCGACACCTCGTTCCTCGAAATGCTCGACATCCTGAACAACAATCTCATCCACGAGGGCAAGGAGCCGGTGGCCTTCGACCACGACTGCCGCGAGGGTATCTGCGGCATGTGCTCGCTGCACATCGACGGACAGGCCCACGGTCCCAGCCAGGGCGCCACGACCTGCCAGATCTACATGCGCAAGTTCAAGGACGGCGCGACGATCACCATCGAGCCGTGGCGCTCGGCAGCGTTCCCCGTCATCAAGGACCTCGTGGTGAACCGTTCGGCTTACGACCAGATTCTGCAGGCCGGAGGCTTCATCTCGGTGCGCACGAACTCGGTGCCCGACGCCAACGCCATTCCGATCTCGCAGGCCGACGCCGAGGAGTCGATGGACGCCGCCGCCTGCATCGGCTGCGGAGCCTGCGCCGCGACGTGCAAGAACGGTTCGGCCATGCTCTTCGTCGCCGCCCGCGTGTCGTCGCTCGCCAAACTGCCCCAGGGCCGTGTCGAGGGTGCGCGCCGCGCCAAGGCGATGGTCGCCAAGATGGACGAACTGGGCTTCGGCAACTGCACCAACACGGGAGCCTGCCAGGCCGAGTGCCCCAAGCAGATTTCCATTGCGCATATCGCCCGTCTGAACCGCGAGTTCCTCTCGGCGAAGTTCGAGGACTAA